One genomic window of Paeniglutamicibacter sp. Y32M11 includes the following:
- a CDS encoding UDP-glucose/GDP-mannose dehydrogenase family protein has translation MSLKISVVGTGYLGVTHAACMAELGFEVIGVDVDPAKIKALSAGKLPFHEPGLDRLLEKHVASGRLRFTTDYDEVASWADVHFIGVGTPQRADGHGADMRFVDASVTELASRIRGKALIVGKSTVPVGTARRLESIIGTHAHPDAQISLAWNPEFLREGFAVKDTMSPDRLVIGCTDAHSEETLRVVYAQALEANTPLIVTDFETAELVKVAANAFLATKISFINSFAEVTETIGGDITVLADALGYDARIGRKFLNAGVGFGGGCLPKDIRALQARTSELGLTHTMGFLAEVDEINLRRRERVVRLARTMLKDQLAGAQIAVLGVTFKPDSDDVRDSPALDIAVRLFNAGAEVSVYDPQGNTNAASRFPRLNYAPDLAAAVRDADLVLLLTEWDEFKTLLPADLEPLVGARKIIDGRNVLNRSVWEAAGWELVGMGQHYAPLDGQL, from the coding sequence ATGAGCTTAAAGATTTCGGTGGTGGGCACCGGCTACCTCGGTGTTACACACGCTGCCTGCATGGCGGAATTGGGCTTTGAGGTCATCGGCGTGGACGTTGATCCGGCCAAGATCAAGGCCCTTTCGGCCGGAAAATTGCCCTTCCATGAACCCGGTCTTGATCGGCTGCTGGAAAAGCACGTTGCGTCCGGTCGGCTGCGCTTCACGACCGACTACGACGAGGTTGCCTCCTGGGCCGATGTTCATTTCATCGGCGTCGGAACCCCGCAACGCGCCGACGGCCACGGGGCCGACATGCGTTTTGTTGATGCATCGGTCACCGAACTGGCCAGCAGAATCAGGGGCAAGGCACTGATCGTGGGCAAGTCAACCGTGCCGGTGGGAACAGCGCGGCGCCTTGAGTCAATCATTGGCACCCACGCACACCCCGACGCACAGATTTCGTTGGCTTGGAATCCCGAGTTCCTCCGTGAGGGCTTCGCCGTGAAGGACACCATGTCCCCTGACCGTTTGGTCATTGGCTGCACCGATGCACACAGCGAAGAGACCCTACGCGTCGTCTACGCCCAAGCCCTCGAGGCCAACACGCCGCTGATTGTCACCGACTTCGAAACGGCTGAACTGGTGAAGGTCGCTGCCAACGCGTTCTTGGCCACCAAGATCTCCTTCATCAACTCCTTCGCCGAGGTCACCGAGACCATCGGAGGTGACATCACCGTACTGGCAGATGCACTGGGTTACGATGCCCGCATCGGGCGAAAATTCCTCAACGCCGGGGTGGGCTTCGGCGGCGGCTGCTTGCCCAAGGACATCCGAGCCTTGCAGGCACGCACCAGCGAACTCGGGCTGACACACACCATGGGTTTTCTGGCCGAAGTCGATGAGATCAACCTGCGCCGGCGCGAACGCGTGGTGCGCCTGGCACGGACCATGCTCAAGGACCAGTTGGCCGGGGCACAGATTGCGGTTCTGGGTGTCACCTTCAAACCGGATTCCGATGACGTGCGCGATTCACCGGCACTGGATATCGCCGTCCGGCTGTTTAACGCTGGAGCCGAGGTGTCGGTGTATGACCCTCAGGGCAATACCAACGCCGCCTCCCGCTTCCCGCGCCTGAACTATGCCCCGGATCTTGCCGCGGCGGTGCGGGATGCGGACCTGGTCCTGCTTTTGACCGAATGGGATGAGTTCAAGACCCTGCTGCCAGCGGACCTGGAGCCCCTGGTCGGTGCGCGCAAGATCATCGACGGACGCAATGTGCTCAACCGTTCTGTCTGGGAAGCCGCCGGGTGGGAACTGGTGGGCATGGGCCAGCACTACGCTCCGCTGGACGGCCAGCTCTAG
- the glmM gene encoding phosphoglucosamine mutase, with translation MARLFGTDGVRGKANELLTPELAMALSQAAAVVLGHEQIDDGRRPVAVVAKDPRISGDFISAAIEAGLAASGVDVHDAGTLPTPAAAYLVADLGADFGVMISASHNAAPDNGIKFLARGGKKLDDALEDAIEAQLEKPVYRPVGGDVGRISRFADAEDRYVMHLLQALPNRLEGLKIVLDCAHGAASGCSPEVFNAAGAQLVVIGAEPDGININDGYGSTHLERLQAAVLDNGADLGIAHDGDADRCLAVDHEGNIVDGDQIMAIMATDMKERGILKDNTLVATVMSNLGLKIAMREAGVTVKETGVGDRYVLAGMREGAFNLGGEQSGHVIFADHATTGDGVLTGLLIAARVKATGKTLKELASAMTVLPQVLINVKGVNKAAAPQNAVLNSAIGAAEAALGESGRVLLRPSGTEPVVRVMVEATSHDVAQALATSLAEVVSQELAL, from the coding sequence ATGGCAAGGTTATTTGGGACCGATGGTGTCCGCGGAAAAGCAAACGAACTTCTGACCCCCGAGCTGGCGATGGCGCTTTCACAGGCCGCCGCGGTGGTACTGGGTCATGAACAAATAGACGATGGGCGCAGGCCCGTGGCGGTGGTGGCCAAAGATCCTCGGATCAGCGGCGACTTTATTTCCGCTGCAATTGAGGCGGGCCTGGCGGCTTCGGGCGTAGACGTCCACGACGCCGGCACTTTGCCGACCCCTGCAGCCGCATACCTGGTAGCGGATCTTGGTGCCGACTTTGGCGTCATGATTTCGGCTTCGCACAACGCCGCACCCGATAACGGCATCAAGTTCCTGGCCCGTGGTGGCAAGAAGCTTGACGACGCTCTTGAGGATGCGATCGAGGCCCAGCTGGAGAAGCCCGTATACCGCCCGGTCGGTGGGGATGTGGGACGAATTTCCCGCTTCGCCGATGCCGAGGACAGGTACGTGATGCACCTGTTGCAGGCGCTGCCTAACCGTCTGGAGGGGCTGAAAATTGTCCTTGACTGCGCCCATGGTGCGGCCAGCGGTTGCTCACCGGAGGTCTTCAACGCAGCCGGTGCCCAGCTGGTGGTCATCGGCGCAGAGCCCGATGGAATCAACATCAACGACGGCTACGGATCCACCCACCTCGAACGTCTGCAGGCGGCAGTATTGGATAACGGTGCCGACCTAGGCATCGCCCACGACGGCGACGCCGATCGTTGCCTGGCCGTTGACCACGAAGGAAACATCGTGGATGGTGACCAGATCATGGCGATCATGGCCACCGACATGAAGGAACGCGGCATCCTGAAGGACAACACCTTGGTCGCCACGGTGATGAGTAACCTGGGCTTGAAAATCGCGATGCGTGAAGCAGGAGTTACCGTCAAGGAAACCGGCGTCGGAGACCGCTACGTTCTAGCGGGCATGCGCGAAGGCGCCTTCAACCTCGGTGGAGAACAGTCCGGCCACGTGATCTTTGCCGATCACGCCACCACCGGCGACGGCGTTCTGACGGGCCTGCTCATTGCCGCACGCGTCAAGGCGACGGGCAAAACGCTAAAAGAACTTGCCAGCGCGATGACCGTGCTGCCACAGGTACTGATCAACGTGAAGGGCGTCAACAAGGCTGCAGCACCGCAGAACGCGGTGCTCAATTCCGCGATTGGCGCGGCCGAAGCAGCACTGGGTGAGAGCGGGCGCGTACTGTTGCGCCCCTCGGGCACCGAACCGGTGGTTCGCGTGATGGTGGAAGCCACCTCGCACGACGTAGCGCAGGCCCTGGCCACATCGCTGGCCGAAGTTGTTTCGCAGGAACTCGCACTCTAA
- the rpsI gene encoding 30S ribosomal protein S9, whose translation MAQNTEEIIETEAEAPASYTSESAPAEAVVVKERPALTVPGAAVGRRKQAIARVRIVPGTGQWTLNGRTLENYFPNKLHQQDVNEPFKLLELDGAYDVIARIHGGGPSGQAGALRLGIARSLNEIDRDNNRAALKKAGYLTRDARVIERKKAGLKKARKASQFSKR comes from the coding sequence GTGGCTCAGAACACTGAAGAGATCATCGAAACAGAGGCCGAAGCTCCGGCCTCGTACACCTCGGAGTCCGCACCGGCCGAGGCCGTTGTTGTCAAGGAACGTCCGGCACTGACCGTGCCCGGCGCAGCCGTTGGCCGTCGCAAGCAGGCAATCGCCCGCGTTCGCATCGTTCCGGGTACCGGCCAGTGGACCTTGAACGGTCGCACGCTGGAAAACTACTTCCCGAACAAGCTGCACCAGCAGGATGTTAACGAGCCGTTCAAGCTGCTCGAACTCGATGGCGCTTACGACGTTATCGCTCGCATCCACGGCGGTGGCCCCTCGGGCCAGGCCGGTGCACTGCGTTTGGGTATTGCTCGCTCGCTGAACGAAATCGACCGCGACAACAACCGTGCGGCCCTCAAGAAGGCCGGCTACTTGACTCGTGACGCTCGCGTCATCGAGCGTAAGAAGGCTGGTCTCAAGAAGGCTCGTAAGGCTTCGCAGTTCTCCAAGCGCTAA
- the rplM gene encoding 50S ribosomal protein L13, with product MRTFTPKPADQTRQWHIIDATDVVLGRLAVQAATLLRGKHKATFAPHMDMGDHVIIINAEKVALTGAKLENKRAYRHSGFPGGLKSVTYAELLEKNPVQAVEKAIKGMLPKNSLAADQLSKLKVYRGAEHPHAAQQPAAFEITQVAQ from the coding sequence GTGCGTACGTTCACTCCAAAGCCGGCTGACCAGACCCGCCAGTGGCACATCATTGATGCCACCGACGTTGTACTTGGTCGCCTCGCCGTCCAGGCCGCAACCCTGCTGCGCGGCAAGCACAAGGCTACCTTCGCCCCCCACATGGACATGGGCGATCACGTCATCATCATCAACGCCGAGAAGGTTGCCCTCACCGGCGCCAAGCTCGAAAACAAGCGCGCTTACCGCCACTCGGGTTTCCCGGGCGGCCTGAAGTCCGTTACCTACGCCGAGCTTCTTGAAAAGAACCCGGTTCAGGCAGTGGAGAAGGCCATCAAGGGCATGCTTCCGAAGAACTCGCTGGCCGCAGACCAGCTGTCCAAGTTGAAGGTATACCGCGGTGCAGAGCACCCGCACGCTGCACAGCAGCCGGCTGCCTTCGAAATCACCCAGGTCGCGCAGTAG
- a CDS encoding SGNH/GDSL hydrolase family protein, whose protein sequence is MHQKIREPLGSGTTKIIGVIVLVLSLVLLGVFVIDSNSPGPTGILHADGSSSPGSTAAPPPATKDSSTPTVAFIGDSYTAGAGASPGHTWPELLALSRGWDSYRSFAHGGTGYATSVRENATRVCGLDVCPSYVEVLPAVIEYAPTLVIVSGGRNDTGKTLDQVALGASTLFESLVLALPESKIMVTSPIWDARQPPATLEGISRVVRRAAENSNVYYLDLDQPFAGRPELITGDLVHPNDQGYELLSDAVSRGLSEAGSPGR, encoded by the coding sequence GTGCACCAGAAGATCCGTGAGCCCCTCGGCTCGGGAACGACCAAGATCATCGGGGTAATCGTGCTGGTCTTGAGTCTGGTGCTGCTCGGTGTGTTCGTGATTGACAGCAACTCCCCCGGACCCACCGGAATATTACACGCTGACGGTTCATCATCCCCCGGCTCGACCGCGGCTCCACCACCTGCCACGAAGGACTCATCAACTCCCACGGTCGCATTCATCGGAGATTCCTACACCGCCGGAGCTGGCGCGTCACCCGGACATACGTGGCCGGAGCTTCTCGCGCTGAGCCGCGGGTGGGATTCGTATAGATCTTTTGCTCACGGCGGCACGGGGTATGCGACCTCCGTGAGGGAAAATGCCACTCGTGTGTGCGGGCTTGATGTCTGCCCCAGTTACGTTGAGGTACTTCCCGCCGTCATCGAGTATGCACCAACGCTGGTTATTGTCTCGGGCGGACGCAACGACACCGGAAAGACACTGGATCAGGTGGCGCTCGGTGCCAGCACCCTTTTTGAATCCTTGGTGCTGGCGCTACCAGAATCGAAGATCATGGTCACGAGTCCGATCTGGGATGCTCGACAACCGCCGGCAACGTTGGAAGGAATTTCGCGCGTTGTTCGTCGGGCCGCCGAAAATTCAAACGTTTACTATCTGGATCTAGACCAACCGTTTGCCGGACGGCCGGAGCTCATCACCGGCGATCTGGTTCACCCCAATGATCAAGGTTATGAGCTGTTGTCCGATGCCGTATCCCGTGGATTGAGTGAAGCGGGATCCCCCGGACGCTGA
- the truA gene encoding tRNA pseudouridine(38-40) synthase TruA, translated as MNTSTTDVQHPGLAPRGSATEPAMVRLCMRFGYDGTAYNGWALQPGLPTVQAVLEDGLALMLRRSIRTVVAGRTDAGVHARNQIAHFDLTETEVASLARGADLEPGQALLRRLRGLLSREGGAIQVHDVWLAPQGFDARFSALWRRYSYRIADGPDRFDPLTRAFTMFHKAKLDLELMNAEAASLLGRHDFLSFCKPREHATTIRTLTEFEFVRDAQGIIVAHLKADAFCHNMVRAVIGGCLKVGDGREAPGWVAIRLAEAVRDSRIILAEPRALVLEEIAYPVDAHEIARRAELTRTRRKPHDVSTVQPQSGTHGR; from the coding sequence ATGAATACTTCCACCACCGACGTTCAGCATCCCGGCCTGGCGCCGCGGGGCAGCGCCACCGAACCTGCCATGGTTCGTCTGTGCATGAGGTTCGGTTACGACGGAACCGCCTACAACGGGTGGGCGCTGCAGCCCGGGCTGCCCACCGTGCAGGCAGTGCTGGAAGACGGTCTGGCTCTCATGTTGCGGCGAAGTATCCGCACTGTCGTTGCCGGTCGCACCGATGCCGGCGTGCATGCCCGGAACCAAATCGCGCACTTTGATCTGACGGAAACCGAAGTAGCTTCACTTGCTCGCGGTGCTGATCTTGAACCGGGCCAGGCGCTGCTGCGCCGCCTGCGGGGTCTGCTCAGCCGTGAAGGCGGAGCCATTCAGGTTCACGACGTTTGGCTTGCTCCACAAGGATTTGATGCGCGTTTTTCTGCGTTGTGGCGCCGCTATTCCTATCGCATCGCAGACGGTCCGGATCGCTTTGATCCGTTGACTCGGGCCTTCACCATGTTCCACAAGGCAAAACTCGACCTCGAGCTGATGAACGCCGAAGCCGCAAGCCTCCTGGGCCGTCATGATTTTCTGTCCTTTTGCAAGCCGCGTGAACACGCCACGACCATCCGCACGCTGACGGAGTTTGAATTTGTACGTGATGCTCAGGGCATCATCGTCGCTCACCTCAAGGCCGATGCCTTTTGCCACAATATGGTCAGGGCCGTGATCGGCGGCTGCCTCAAGGTGGGTGACGGTCGTGAAGCACCGGGCTGGGTAGCCATCCGGCTTGCCGAGGCCGTGCGCGACTCGCGGATCATTTTGGCCGAGCCACGGGCCTTGGTTCTCGAAGAAATTGCCTATCCCGTCGATGCGCATGAAATCGCCCGTCGTGCAGAACTCACTCGAACCCGGCGCAAGCCACACGACGTGAGTACCGTTCAACCCCAATCGGGCACTCACGGCCGTTAG
- the rplQ gene encoding 50S ribosomal protein L17, whose amino-acid sequence MPTPPKGPRLGGSAAHERLMLANLSAQLFENKSITTTLTKAKRLRPHAERLITFAKRGDLASRRRVQAVIASRSRTNKSIVHELFENIAPLMAERPGGYTRITKIGNRKGDNAPMAVIELVMEPVSPKQAVVKEAEKAAAVAAPVEEVVETEATETAEVVETEAAEENKA is encoded by the coding sequence ATGCCTACCCCTCCCAAGGGTCCGCGTCTCGGCGGCAGCGCAGCTCACGAGCGTTTGATGCTCGCGAACCTGTCCGCGCAGCTGTTCGAGAACAAATCCATCACCACCACGCTGACCAAGGCCAAGCGCCTTCGTCCGCACGCAGAACGCCTGATCACCTTCGCTAAGCGCGGAGACCTGGCGTCACGTCGCCGCGTACAGGCAGTTATTGCCTCACGCAGCCGCACCAACAAGTCGATCGTTCACGAGCTGTTCGAGAACATCGCACCGCTCATGGCCGAGCGCCCGGGTGGCTACACTCGCATCACCAAGATCGGCAACCGTAAGGGCGACAACGCTCCGATGGCTGTTATTGAATTGGTAATGGAGCCGGTTTCCCCGAAGCAGGCCGTTGTGAAGGAAGCCGAAAAGGCTGCCGCAGTGGCTGCTCCGGTTGAAGAGGTCGTTGAGACCGAAGCAACCGAAACCGCAGAGGTCGTAGAGACCGAAGCCGCAGAGGAGAACAAGGCTTAG
- a CDS encoding DNA-directed RNA polymerase subunit alpha, giving the protein MLIAQRPTLTEEVVAENRSRFVIEPLEPGFGYTLGNSLRRTLLSSIPGAAVTSVRIDGVLHEFTTVAGVKEDVTELILNIKNLSVSSEHDEPVVAYLRKQGPGVVTAADITPPAGVEFHNPDLHIATLNAKGKFDMELTIERGRGYVSAAQNKNVDAEIGRIPVDSIYSPVLKVTFRVEATRVEQRTDFDKLIVDVETKDSMLPRDAVASAGTTLVELFGLARELNTAAEGIEIGPSPTDAALAADMALPIEDLELTVRSYNCLKREGIHSVGELVARSEADLMDIRNFGAKSIDEVKAKLIDLGLALKDSPPGFDLAARAAAIGDDDVYGDDEV; this is encoded by the coding sequence GTGCTTATTGCACAGCGCCCCACCCTGACCGAAGAAGTCGTAGCGGAGAATCGCTCCCGGTTCGTCATTGAACCTCTGGAGCCTGGCTTCGGTTACACCTTGGGTAACTCGCTTCGCCGTACCCTCCTGTCCTCCATCCCTGGTGCAGCTGTCACCAGTGTTCGGATCGACGGAGTACTGCACGAGTTCACCACCGTGGCCGGCGTCAAGGAAGATGTCACCGAGCTGATTCTTAACATTAAGAACCTCTCGGTTTCCTCCGAACATGACGAACCGGTCGTCGCCTACCTGCGCAAGCAGGGTCCTGGCGTCGTTACCGCGGCCGACATCACCCCGCCGGCCGGCGTGGAATTCCACAACCCGGATCTGCACATCGCGACTTTGAACGCGAAGGGCAAGTTCGATATGGAACTGACCATCGAACGTGGCCGCGGCTATGTTTCTGCAGCGCAGAACAAGAACGTGGACGCCGAAATTGGTCGCATCCCTGTGGATTCGATTTACTCGCCGGTTCTGAAGGTGACCTTCCGTGTGGAGGCCACCCGTGTTGAACAGCGCACCGACTTTGACAAGCTCATCGTCGATGTTGAGACCAAGGATTCGATGCTCCCGCGCGATGCAGTTGCATCCGCTGGCACCACCCTGGTTGAACTGTTCGGCCTGGCACGTGAGCTGAACACCGCCGCTGAAGGCATCGAGATCGGCCCGTCCCCGACGGACGCCGCCCTCGCAGCTGACATGGCGTTGCCGATTGAAGACCTCGAATTGACAGTTCGTTCGTACAACTGCCTCAAGCGTGAGGGCATCCACTCCGTGGGTGAACTCGTAGCTCGCTCCGAGGCCGACCTGATGGACATTCGTAACTTCGGTGCGAAGTCCATTGATGAGGTCAAGGCGAAGCTGATCGATTTGGGTCTGGCTCTGAAGGATTCCCCTCCAGGCTTCGATCTTGCAGCACGTGCCGCAGCCATCGGCGACGATGACGTTTACGGTGACGACGAAGTCTAA
- the rpsK gene encoding 30S ribosomal protein S11, translating to MPPKTRGAVRKPRRKDKKNIPLGQAHIKSTFNNTIISITDPNGAVISWASAGEVGFKGSRKSTPYAAQMAAEAAAKRAQEHGLRKVDVFVKGPGSGRETAIRSLQAAGLEVGSIQDVSPSAHNGCRPSKRRRV from the coding sequence ATGCCCCCCAAGACTCGTGGAGCGGTCCGCAAGCCGCGTCGCAAGGACAAAAAGAATATCCCGCTCGGCCAGGCGCACATTAAGAGCACCTTCAATAACACCATTATTTCCATCACGGATCCCAATGGTGCTGTAATCTCGTGGGCCTCGGCCGGCGAGGTTGGCTTCAAGGGTTCGCGTAAGTCCACCCCGTACGCTGCACAGATGGCCGCCGAGGCTGCTGCAAAGCGCGCACAGGAACACGGACTTCGCAAGGTTGACGTTTTCGTCAAGGGCCCGGGCTCGGGACGCGAAACCGCGATCCGCTCGCTGCAGGCCGCTGGCCTGGAGGTTGGGTCCATTCAGGACGTTTCCCCAAGCGCACACAACGGTTGCCGCCCCTCAAAGCGTCGCCGCGTCTAA
- the rpsM gene encoding 30S ribosomal protein S13 translates to MARLAGVDIPREKRVIIALTYIYGVGKTRAEQTIAETGISPDTRVKDLTDAELVQLRDFIEGSFKVEGDLRREVAADIRRKVEIGSYEGIRHRKGLPVRGQRTKTNARTRKGPKRTVAGKKKTR, encoded by the coding sequence ATGGCTCGTCTAGCTGGCGTAGACATCCCGCGCGAAAAGCGCGTGATCATTGCGCTCACCTACATCTACGGCGTGGGCAAGACCCGTGCAGAACAGACCATCGCCGAGACCGGGATCAGCCCGGATACTCGCGTGAAGGATCTGACCGACGCTGAGCTGGTTCAGCTGCGTGACTTCATTGAAGGAAGCTTCAAGGTTGAGGGCGACCTCCGTCGTGAAGTGGCAGCTGACATTCGCCGCAAGGTTGAAATCGGCTCCTACGAAGGCATTCGCCACCGCAAGGGCCTGCCGGTCCGCGGACAGCGCACCAAGACGAACGCACGTACCCGTAAGGGCCCGAAGCGCACCGTTGCCGGTAAGAAGAAGACCCGCTAA
- the rpmJ gene encoding 50S ribosomal protein L36 → MKVNPSVKPICDKCKVIRRNGRVMVICENPRHKQRQG, encoded by the coding sequence GTGAAGGTTAACCCTAGCGTGAAGCCGATCTGCGATAAGTGCAAGGTGATTCGACGTAATGGTCGAGTCATGGTGATCTGCGAAAACCCACGCCATAAGCAGCGTCAGGGCTAA
- the infA gene encoding translation initiation factor IF-1 yields the protein MAKKEGVIEVEGTVSEALPNAMFRVELPNGHVVLATISGKMRQHYIRILPEDRVVVELSPYDLNRGRIVYRYK from the coding sequence ATGGCCAAGAAAGAGGGTGTCATCGAGGTAGAAGGCACTGTGTCAGAGGCTCTGCCCAACGCGATGTTCCGTGTTGAGCTGCCCAACGGGCACGTTGTACTTGCAACTATCTCGGGAAAGATGCGTCAGCACTACATTCGAATCCTCCCAGAGGATCGCGTAGTGGTTGAGCTCAGTCCGTATGACCTCAACCGCGGACGTATCGTTTACCGCTACAAGTAA
- the map gene encoding type I methionyl aminopeptidase has translation MALGQRKIEYKTNGQILKMRAAGLVLAEALDEAVAAAQIGVTTAHVDSVFAAVLERHGAISNFKGYHGFPATICASVNEEVVHGFPSDYVLKDGDVLKIDGGAVIEGWHADSARTVILGTPAPEDQRLSDVTEEAMWRGIAALAEARFVGQIGDAIDDFVSGVPGAPLGILEDYVGHGIGTEMHMAPDVLNYRTGHRGARVKPGMCLAIEPMLVRGGLETKVLADDWTVVTVDGARASQWEHTVAVHMGGIWVLTAHDGGVAGLAPFGVVPSPLQP, from the coding sequence ATGGCTTTAGGCCAACGAAAAATTGAATACAAGACCAACGGTCAGATCCTGAAGATGCGAGCGGCCGGTCTGGTGCTGGCTGAGGCCCTGGACGAGGCCGTTGCCGCTGCTCAAATTGGAGTCACCACCGCCCATGTCGATTCGGTGTTCGCTGCCGTGCTCGAGCGTCACGGCGCCATCAGCAACTTCAAGGGTTACCACGGCTTCCCGGCCACCATCTGCGCCTCGGTTAACGAAGAGGTTGTCCACGGCTTCCCCAGCGACTATGTCCTGAAGGATGGCGACGTACTGAAGATTGACGGCGGAGCCGTCATCGAAGGATGGCACGCCGACTCGGCACGCACCGTCATTCTCGGTACCCCGGCACCGGAAGATCAGCGACTCTCTGACGTCACAGAAGAAGCCATGTGGCGCGGCATCGCTGCGCTGGCCGAGGCTCGCTTCGTTGGCCAGATCGGTGACGCCATCGATGACTTCGTCTCAGGCGTGCCTGGCGCACCCCTGGGCATCCTCGAGGACTACGTGGGCCACGGAATTGGCACGGAGATGCATATGGCTCCGGATGTGCTGAACTATCGCACGGGACACCGTGGTGCCCGTGTGAAGCCTGGTATGTGCCTGGCCATCGAACCGATGCTGGTGCGCGGCGGTCTCGAAACGAAGGTTTTGGCCGACGACTGGACGGTTGTCACGGTTGACGGTGCCCGTGCATCGCAATGGGAGCACACCGTAGCAGTGCACATGGGTGGCATCTGGGTCCTTACGGCCCACGACGGGGGAGTCGCCGGTTTGGCGCCCTTCGGAGTCGTTCCCAGTCCTCTTCAGCCCTAG
- a CDS encoding adenylate kinase — MTRLLIIGPPGAGKGTQADRISERLNVVAISTGDIFRANVKGGTPLGVEAKKYIDAGNFVPDSVTNSMVRDRLAQDDVKDGFLLDGYPRTSAQVDELDSILADAGVELDAVLQLTADDDELVARLLKRAEIEGRADDNEEVIRHRLGLYHEETAVVVNRYQERGIVRLVDGIGEIDEVTNRVMDALGQNV; from the coding sequence ATGACAAGACTGTTGATCATTGGACCTCCCGGCGCCGGCAAAGGCACTCAGGCGGACCGCATTTCCGAACGACTCAATGTTGTGGCCATCTCCACCGGCGACATCTTCCGCGCCAACGTCAAGGGCGGCACCCCGCTGGGTGTTGAGGCGAAGAAGTACATCGACGCCGGGAACTTCGTTCCCGACTCGGTTACCAACTCGATGGTCCGCGACCGCCTGGCTCAGGATGACGTCAAGGACGGCTTCCTCCTGGACGGCTACCCGCGCACCAGCGCACAGGTCGACGAGTTGGATTCGATTCTGGCCGACGCCGGCGTTGAGCTTGACGCCGTGCTGCAGCTGACCGCCGATGACGACGAGCTCGTCGCCCGGTTGCTCAAGCGTGCGGAAATCGAAGGCCGTGCAGATGACAACGAAGAAGTCATCCGTCACCGTCTGGGTCTGTACCACGAAGAAACCGCAGTGGTTGTCAACCGCTATCAGGAGCGCGGCATCGTGCGTCTGGTCGATGGCATCGGCGAAATCGACGAAGTTACCAATCGTGTCATGGATGCGCTGGGTCAGAACGTATAG